In one window of Labilithrix sp. DNA:
- a CDS encoding TerB family tellurite resistance protein, translating into MLNDVVRRAEIGLCVLLAAADGDVSESEIGALSSRVGRLVGDEFPAIAIGMIVEGEITKMSELGPERYVRTLVERLPEPRRAPALRGALVVAASDGLAPEEESMFRDVAIELGIPGHDAEAMLADIRAGRAG; encoded by the coding sequence ATGCTCAATGACGTCGTCCGTCGGGCCGAGATCGGCCTCTGCGTCCTGCTCGCCGCCGCCGACGGCGACGTGTCCGAGAGCGAGATCGGCGCGCTCTCGTCCCGCGTCGGCCGCCTCGTCGGCGACGAGTTCCCGGCGATCGCGATCGGCATGATCGTCGAGGGCGAGATCACGAAGATGAGCGAGCTCGGCCCCGAGCGCTACGTGCGCACGCTGGTGGAGCGGCTCCCGGAGCCGCGCCGCGCCCCCGCCCTCCGCGGCGCCCTCGTCGTCGCCGCCTCCGACGGCCTCGCGCCGGAGGAAGAGAGCATGTTCCGCGACGTCGCCATCGAGCTCGGCATCCCCGGCCACGACGCCGAAGCCATGCTCGCCGACATCCGCGCCGGCCGCGCGGGCTGA
- a CDS encoding peptide chain release factor 3, protein MLSPGVSDDGAAQASHVQVRLYPRARLRGGGARVHALGLDPDQHHRHHAATRSHRVPLPDVPAVARRHARPRAPRPAQPAEGAREEARIEGRRAVTTHDPAEARRVHEVNRRKTFAIISHPDAGKTTLTEKLLLYGGVIQLAGAVKAKRGRAAAVSDWMEMERERGISITTSVLQFPYRGLQMNLLDTPGHADFSEDTYRTLHAVDGAVMLLDCAKGVEAQTKKLFRVCKQRAIPIFSFVNKMDRPGRDAFELIGEVESVLGIGVYPITWPIFRSGVFRGVYHRLEHQVYLFDAKDATSSAAGGSEKAAVKTSGLDDPRLMEELGDEGYKQLRDEAELLDAAGDSFDTAKFERGEVSPMFFGSAINNFGLEAFLESFIKLMPAPPPRETTGGALAATDAHFSGFVFKIQSNMDRAHRDRVAFVRVCSGRFERGMKCKHVRTKREIRLANPTQFVAQERNVVDEAFAGDVLGVYDPGVFEIGDTITDGPEFAFEEIPSFAPEHFARLVMADPLRRKQLQKGIEQLAQEGTIQLYRPPDARAGDIVLGAVGQLQLEVVKHRLKAEYEVEVRYEGINVMHARWITRKDGADVDLQALARARPGLVVVDVRGRPVVLFSGDWQLNGAVNDLPEYNFLETARGVVMRKD, encoded by the coding sequence ATGTTGTCGCCCGGAGTTTCGGACGATGGAGCCGCGCAAGCCTCGCACGTGCAAGTGCGGCTATACCCGAGAGCACGACTACGTGGTGGAGGAGCCCGAGTACACGCTCTGGGGCTGGATCCAGATCAGCATCATCGGCATCACGCCGCGACCCGATCACATCGTGTACCGCTGCCAGATGTGCCGGCAGTCGCTCGGCGTCACGCGCGACCCCGCGCTCCTCGCCCGGCGCAGCCAGCCGAAGGCGCCCGAGAAGAAGCCCGAATCGAAGGAAGACGAGCCGTGACGACGCACGATCCGGCGGAGGCGCGCCGCGTTCACGAGGTGAACCGGCGCAAGACGTTCGCCATCATCTCGCATCCCGACGCGGGCAAGACCACGCTCACCGAGAAGCTGCTCCTCTACGGCGGCGTCATCCAGCTCGCGGGCGCGGTGAAGGCGAAGCGCGGGCGCGCGGCCGCGGTCTCGGACTGGATGGAGATGGAGCGCGAGCGCGGCATCTCGATCACGACGTCGGTGCTGCAGTTCCCGTATCGCGGGCTGCAGATGAACCTGCTCGACACGCCGGGCCACGCCGACTTCAGCGAGGACACGTACCGCACGCTCCACGCCGTCGACGGCGCGGTCATGCTCCTCGACTGCGCGAAGGGCGTCGAGGCGCAGACGAAGAAGCTGTTCCGCGTCTGCAAGCAGCGCGCGATCCCGATCTTCTCGTTCGTGAACAAGATGGACCGCCCCGGCCGCGACGCGTTCGAGCTGATCGGCGAGGTCGAGAGCGTCCTCGGCATCGGCGTCTACCCGATCACGTGGCCGATCTTCCGGAGCGGCGTGTTCCGCGGCGTGTACCACCGCCTCGAGCACCAGGTTTATTTGTTCGACGCGAAGGACGCGACGTCGAGCGCGGCGGGCGGCTCGGAGAAGGCGGCGGTGAAGACGTCGGGGCTCGACGATCCGCGCCTGATGGAGGAGCTCGGCGACGAGGGCTACAAGCAGCTCCGCGACGAGGCGGAGCTCCTCGACGCGGCCGGCGACTCGTTCGACACCGCGAAGTTCGAGCGCGGCGAGGTCTCGCCGATGTTCTTCGGCTCCGCGATCAACAACTTCGGGCTCGAGGCGTTCCTCGAGTCGTTCATCAAGCTGATGCCGGCGCCGCCGCCGCGCGAGACGACCGGCGGCGCGCTCGCCGCGACCGACGCGCACTTCTCCGGCTTCGTCTTCAAGATCCAGTCGAACATGGACCGCGCGCACCGCGACCGCGTCGCGTTCGTGCGCGTGTGCTCCGGCCGCTTCGAGCGCGGCATGAAGTGCAAGCACGTGCGGACGAAGCGCGAGATCCGCCTCGCGAACCCGACTCAGTTCGTGGCGCAGGAGCGCAACGTCGTCGACGAGGCCTTCGCCGGCGACGTGCTCGGCGTCTACGATCCGGGCGTCTTCGAGATCGGCGACACGATCACGGACGGGCCCGAGTTCGCCTTCGAGGAGATCCCGTCCTTCGCGCCGGAGCACTTCGCGCGCCTCGTGATGGCGGACCCGCTCCGCCGCAAGCAGCTCCAGAAGGGCATCGAGCAGCTCGCGCAGGAGGGCACGATCCAGCTCTATCGCCCGCCGGACGCGCGCGCCGGCGACATCGTGCTCGGCGCGGTCGGCCAGCTCCAGCTCGAGGTCGTGAAGCATCGCCTCAAGGCGGAGTACGAGGTCGAGGTCCGCTACGAGGGCATCAACGTGATGCACGCGCGCTGGATCACGCGCAAAGACGGCGCCGACGTCGACCTCCAGGCGCTCGCGCGCGCGCGGCCCGGGCTCGTGGTCGTGGACGTGCGCGGCCGCCCCGTCGTCCTGTTCTCCGGCGACTGGCAGCTGAACGGCGCCGTCAACGACCTCCCCGAGTACAATTTCCTCGAGACGGCGCGCGGCGTCGTCATGCGGAAGGATTGA
- a CDS encoding leucine-rich repeat domain-containing protein, with protein sequence MKRAGYLVAVLFLLACDDQEKKKAELLAKAGVEAGPPASATGVNVVPPPAVSSAPPPAKPPKDCGTGDPVIDDPDMEAELRLKLSKPKDKSPDPLTAKDLAKVTSVNLTKKESLAELDPCIFPKLTGLKFLYLPKGEYRDLTPIANLTKLEALRASISEVSDLKPLEKLTALDQLDLGRTHVRDISALENNVNITELSLDDTQVSDIAALAKLTKLQKLSLKNTLVSDVSPLKDLKSLRVLDLAGTAINNLNLLDPLRAKGLKIQTK encoded by the coding sequence ATGAAGCGCGCTGGATACCTCGTCGCCGTTCTCTTCCTCCTCGCGTGTGACGATCAGGAGAAGAAGAAGGCCGAGCTCCTCGCGAAGGCTGGGGTCGAGGCCGGCCCGCCCGCGTCCGCGACCGGCGTGAACGTCGTGCCGCCGCCCGCGGTCAGCAGCGCGCCGCCGCCGGCGAAGCCGCCCAAGGACTGTGGCACCGGCGATCCCGTCATCGACGATCCCGACATGGAGGCGGAGCTCCGCCTCAAGCTGAGCAAGCCGAAGGACAAGAGCCCCGATCCGCTCACGGCGAAGGACCTCGCCAAGGTCACGTCGGTGAACCTCACGAAGAAGGAGTCGCTCGCCGAGCTCGACCCCTGCATCTTCCCGAAGCTCACCGGGCTGAAGTTCCTCTACCTCCCGAAGGGCGAGTACCGCGACCTCACGCCGATCGCGAACCTCACGAAGCTCGAGGCCCTCCGCGCGAGCATCAGCGAGGTGAGCGACCTCAAGCCGCTCGAGAAGCTCACCGCGCTCGATCAGCTCGACCTCGGCCGCACGCACGTGCGCGACATCTCCGCGCTCGAGAACAACGTGAACATCACCGAGCTCTCGCTCGACGACACGCAGGTGAGCGACATCGCCGCGCTCGCGAAGCTCACGAAGCTGCAGAAGCTCTCGCTCAAGAACACGCTCGTCAGCGATGTGTCGCCGCTCAAGGACCTGAAGAGCCTCCGCGTCCTCGACCTCGCCGGCACCGCGATCAACAACCTGAACTTGCTCGACCCTCTCCGCGCGAAGGGCCTCAAGATTCAGACGAAGTAG
- a CDS encoding GMC family oxidoreductase N-terminal domain-containing protein — MRTIVVGAGSAGAIVAARLSEDEQNDVVLVEAGPDYPEASERVETLPDDLQNGRWNAMKSHDWGLAYRATPHRFFSAVDMHFPRGRVVGGSSAVNTCIALRGQPADYDEWAALGLPEWSWDNCLPAFKRLEHDLDYAPEEDTELHGARGPILVRRHTPDELVPWQAAFIEACREVGFPYCDDTNDPSKHGVGPHAMNKIDGKRVSAARGYLTRTVRARPNFTIMANTLVRRVRFFGRRVQGLEVERFGAVRDLRCDRVILAGGAIATPGILLRSGVGPRRDVERLGVRLVHDAPGVGARLLDHPGLAVFFKPHQRGMARTDHPLVQTCCRFTAEGSDVPDDTLLQAGSWVPLPGLPLPGVTLAVQIGKPRGHGTLRYTSARADALPAIDSAFLVDEQDRARAREGLRWISRLLRTKALSALARPVYPAREPFTADGDLKSALEQITGSGYHPCGTVPMGPDSDPLAVTDARGRVRGVEGLHVADASLMPTIPSSNTNFPTLMLGERIAELLRRSE; from the coding sequence ATGCGCACGATCGTCGTCGGCGCCGGATCGGCGGGGGCGATCGTCGCGGCGCGCCTCTCGGAGGACGAGCAGAACGACGTCGTGCTCGTCGAGGCGGGGCCGGACTACCCCGAGGCGAGCGAGCGCGTCGAGACGCTCCCGGACGATCTCCAGAACGGGCGCTGGAACGCGATGAAGTCCCACGACTGGGGCCTCGCCTACCGCGCGACGCCGCATCGCTTCTTCAGCGCCGTCGACATGCACTTCCCGCGCGGCCGCGTCGTCGGCGGCTCGTCGGCGGTGAACACGTGCATCGCGCTCCGCGGCCAGCCCGCCGACTACGACGAGTGGGCCGCGCTCGGCCTGCCGGAGTGGAGCTGGGACAATTGCCTCCCGGCGTTCAAGCGCCTCGAGCACGACCTCGACTACGCGCCGGAGGAGGACACCGAGCTCCACGGCGCGCGCGGTCCGATCCTCGTGCGCCGCCACACGCCGGACGAGCTCGTGCCCTGGCAGGCGGCGTTCATCGAGGCCTGCCGCGAGGTCGGCTTCCCTTATTGCGACGACACGAACGATCCGTCGAAGCACGGCGTCGGCCCGCACGCGATGAACAAGATCGACGGCAAGCGCGTCAGCGCCGCGCGCGGCTACCTCACGCGCACGGTCCGCGCGCGCCCGAACTTCACGATCATGGCGAACACGCTCGTGCGCCGCGTCCGCTTCTTCGGCCGCCGCGTGCAGGGCCTCGAGGTCGAGCGCTTCGGCGCGGTGCGGGACCTCCGCTGCGATCGCGTCATCCTCGCGGGTGGGGCGATCGCGACGCCGGGGATCCTCCTCCGGAGCGGGGTCGGCCCGCGCCGCGACGTCGAGCGCCTCGGGGTCCGGCTCGTGCACGACGCGCCGGGGGTGGGGGCGCGCCTGCTCGATCACCCCGGCCTCGCCGTCTTCTTCAAGCCGCACCAGCGCGGCATGGCGCGGACGGATCACCCGCTCGTGCAGACGTGCTGCCGCTTCACGGCGGAGGGCAGCGACGTGCCCGACGACACGCTGCTCCAGGCGGGCTCGTGGGTGCCGCTCCCGGGGCTGCCGCTGCCGGGCGTCACGCTCGCGGTGCAGATCGGCAAGCCGCGCGGACACGGGACGTTGCGCTACACCTCCGCGCGCGCCGACGCGCTGCCGGCGATCGACTCCGCGTTCCTCGTCGACGAGCAAGACCGCGCGCGCGCACGCGAGGGCCTACGCTGGATCAGCCGCCTCCTCCGCACGAAGGCGCTCTCGGCGCTCGCGAGACCCGTGTATCCTGCACGCGAACCGTTCACCGCCGACGGCGACCTGAAGAGCGCGCTCGAGCAGATCACGGGCTCGGGTTATCACCCTTGCGGCACGGTTCCGATGGGCCCCGACTCGGACCCGCTCGCCGTCACCGACGCGCGCGGCCGCGTGCGCGGGGTGGAGGGCCTCCACGTGGCCGACGCGAGCCTGATGCCCACGATCCCGAGCTCGAACACGAACTTCCCGACGCTCATGCTCGGCGAGCGCATCGCGGAGCTCCTTCGCCGAAGCGAATAA
- a CDS encoding peroxiredoxin → MRGSVVAVAVVVMAVAACGEPRRPDGGSGLLPVGAAAPDLVARGPAQEEVRLSSLRGKPVVVYFYPADGTPGCTKEACAFRDAWAKFDAAHVGIIGVSKDSGAKHADFQKEHKIPFPLAADADGAIGKAYGVDKTFGFYDRVSFLVDKEGKVARVWRDVDPGVHADQVLTEAQKLTL, encoded by the coding sequence ATGCGTGGCTCGGTCGTGGCGGTGGCGGTGGTGGTGATGGCGGTGGCGGCGTGTGGGGAGCCGCGGCGGCCGGATGGTGGGAGCGGGCTCCTTCCCGTGGGGGCGGCGGCGCCCGATCTCGTCGCGCGCGGACCCGCGCAAGAAGAGGTGCGGCTCTCGTCGCTGCGCGGGAAGCCCGTCGTCGTCTACTTCTACCCCGCCGACGGGACGCCTGGATGCACGAAGGAGGCATGCGCGTTCCGCGACGCGTGGGCGAAGTTCGACGCCGCGCACGTCGGCATCATCGGGGTCTCGAAAGACTCGGGCGCGAAGCACGCGGACTTCCAGAAGGAGCACAAGATCCCCTTCCCGCTCGCGGCCGACGCCGACGGCGCGATCGGCAAGGCGTACGGCGTGGACAAGACCTTCGGCTTCTACGACCGCGTCTCCTTCCTCGTCGACAAGGAAGGCAAGGTCGCGCGCGTCTGGCGCGACGTCGACCCGGGCGTGCACGCCGATCAGGTCCTCACCGAGGCGCAGAAGCTCACGCTCTGA